In the genome of Microcoleus sp. AS-A8, one region contains:
- a CDS encoding DUF4079 domain-containing protein — protein MTNLSEVLEPIASQFRSMGIPEPIVHWGHPGMMGIVVFVMGSFVGLAGWRGRMITDTALAMKSRTEHRKIAPWMFLFIATGYTGGVLSLVMQNQPILESPHFWTGSIVLILLATNGVISLAGFGSNKSVMRTIHAYLGSVALCLLFLHAVLGLKLGLAIG, from the coding sequence ATGACAAATCTGAGTGAAGTGCTAGAGCCGATCGCGAGCCAATTTCGGAGTATGGGAATTCCTGAACCCATTGTCCATTGGGGACATCCAGGGATGATGGGGATTGTAGTATTTGTCATGGGAAGCTTTGTGGGATTGGCAGGATGGCGAGGAAGAATGATCACTGATACGGCATTAGCGATGAAAAGTCGAACCGAGCATCGTAAAATTGCCCCTTGGATGTTTCTTTTTATCGCGACTGGGTACACAGGAGGAGTTCTATCACTAGTGATGCAAAATCAGCCTATTCTGGAAAGCCCACACTTTTGGACAGGCTCAATCGTGCTGATCTTGTTAGCAACCAATGGTGTGATTTCCCTGGCTGGTTTTGGAAGTAACAAATCTGTGATGCGTACTATCCACGCCTACTTAGGCAGTGTGGCACTTTGCCTACTGTTTCTTCATGCAGTACTAGGATTGAAGCTAGGTTTAGCAATCGGATGA
- a CDS encoding hydrocarbon-binding protein, producing the protein MPLDIKRDKLGQFSSVDAFRSVVEGMSEALGEKATGVTLVAAGRMRGKKLADELGLKGATQNLEEATQQITKVLGAEGSRLCIIDKIEITDEVVKVYTSETLCAVGGNGTPPRCTFTLGIVWGIMSELLQKKLKGTHTESVLHGGAYDVFEFTQI; encoded by the coding sequence ATGCCACTCGATATCAAGCGCGATAAACTCGGACAATTTAGTAGTGTCGATGCCTTTCGCTCAGTGGTTGAAGGGATGTCAGAAGCCCTAGGAGAGAAGGCGACAGGGGTCACTCTGGTTGCGGCCGGTCGGATGCGTGGTAAAAAACTAGCCGATGAGTTGGGTTTGAAAGGTGCAACGCAAAATTTAGAAGAGGCGACCCAACAAATCACCAAAGTTTTGGGTGCAGAAGGCTCTCGTCTGTGCATCATTGACAAAATTGAGATAACTGACGAGGTGGTCAAGGTCTACACCTCAGAAACCCTCTGTGCTGTCGGTGGCAATGGAACACCGCCCCGGTGTACCTTTACCTTGGGTATTGTTTGGGGAATTATGAGCGAACTGCTGCAAAAGAAACTCAAGGGTACCCATACCGAATCAGTACTCCATGGTGGCGCTTACGACGTGTTTGAATTTACTCAGATTTGA
- the glyQ gene encoding glycine--tRNA ligase subunit alpha translates to MNFQSVITTLHQFWGARGCLITQPYDTEKGAGTMNPHTFLRAIGPEPWSVAYVEPCRRPTDGRYGENPNRYQHYYQYQVLIKPSPDNIQEIYLDSLKALGIHPEDHDIRFVEDNWESPTLGAWGVGWEVWLDGMEITQFTYFQQCGGIDCRPVSIEITYGLERLVMYLQDVDAFTKIRWNDRISYGDVHLQGEVEQCIYNFEASNPDLLFTLFSLYEQEAEQLSKQGLVLPTLDYVLKCSHTFNLLDARGVISVTERTRYIGRIRNLARQVAHLYLQQRETLGFPLKKLITTD, encoded by the coding sequence GTGAATTTTCAGTCAGTTATTACTACATTGCATCAGTTTTGGGGCGCTCGCGGTTGCCTGATTACCCAGCCCTACGATACAGAAAAGGGTGCAGGTACGATGAACCCCCACACCTTTTTGAGAGCGATTGGTCCAGAGCCTTGGTCAGTTGCTTATGTTGAACCTTGCCGACGGCCAACAGATGGACGCTATGGCGAAAATCCTAATCGCTATCAACATTACTATCAGTACCAAGTTCTGATCAAACCGTCACCCGATAATATTCAGGAAATATACTTAGACTCCCTTAAAGCCCTAGGCATTCATCCTGAAGACCATGACATTCGATTTGTAGAGGACAATTGGGAGTCCCCTACACTCGGAGCTTGGGGTGTGGGTTGGGAAGTCTGGTTAGACGGAATGGAGATTACCCAATTCACTTATTTTCAACAGTGCGGTGGAATTGATTGTCGCCCGGTCTCGATTGAGATTACCTATGGACTAGAGCGGCTGGTGATGTATCTTCAAGATGTTGATGCTTTTACGAAAATTCGCTGGAATGACCGTATTAGTTACGGAGATGTTCACCTTCAGGGCGAAGTTGAACAATGTATTTATAACTTTGAGGCATCTAACCCAGATTTGTTATTTACGCTATTTTCTCTGTATGAGCAGGAGGCAGAACAACTCAGCAAGCAAGGACTGGTTCTACCTACACTTGACTATGTTTTAAAGTGTTCTCATACCTTCAACTTACTGGACGCTAGGGGGGTTATTTCGGTTACAGAGCGGACTCGCTACATTGGTAGAATTCGCAACCTAGCGCGGCAAGTCGCTCATCTATACTTACAGCAAAGAGAAACTCTTGGTTTTCCGCTCAAGAAGTTAATTACGACCGATTGA
- a CDS encoding ComEC/Rec2 family competence protein produces MSPASGALLSLAYIFGLVLTALLGSPTRASPWTEYGLLSLGVLVLGVVAAIAIPRFWRTGPKARLWLVAGLVGALAIVYFQSRVPKPTSNDVSQFVRSAHNLVQEQVVTVQGKVKSVPRLTRSSKAQFWLEATQLSEVESRDKTGAISKEVTGKLYVTVPILQATGLYPDQTISITGVLYKPKPASNPGAFDFETYLTKEGAFAGFSGRQVSLFEEGQGQPWGWWKLRQRIIRAQVRHLGSPAGPIVSSFVLGNRAVDIPYDIRDSFIQTGLAHALAASGTQTSLILGLVLVLTKRLSVRAQLGFGTTALIIFVCLTGLQPSVMRAAIMGFGALVALVTQRKVKPLGSLLVAATLLLLFNPLWVWDLGFQLSFLATLGLLVTAPPLIKQLDWMPLAIASLIAITIAASLWTLPLQLYVFNMFAPYSIAANIIAAPLIAVISIGSIIDALVALISPVAGSALAWLVYYPTHFLIGLVEFFNALPGSSVAVGKISWMQLLILYGLIGFSSINHKWQRRWWLVGLVAVMLVALPVWQTKISQFQVTVLATDQEQVLVVQDQGQVTLINSGDADTVSFTVLPFLQKQGINQIDWAIALDSEPRLRSGWLQILPSLPVRTLYDSAAPQSPPAETKTIVSTIQTQKGNYQRVSTGQRMFVGSTPLQLINADPPVLQLQIRYQSWLLLGEMKQEVQQKLVSSRNLPQVQILWWSGESLAPEFLKAVQPKVAIASSKTVDLDTAKLLQNAKIPLYWTGRDGAIQWTPQEGFQTTIEATHKDAQLL; encoded by the coding sequence ATGAGTCCTGCCAGTGGTGCTTTACTGAGTTTGGCTTATATTTTTGGCCTAGTGTTGACAGCGCTTCTCGGCTCACCAACTCGTGCTAGTCCTTGGACAGAATATGGTTTACTGAGCTTAGGAGTCCTTGTCTTAGGCGTAGTGGCAGCAATCGCCATCCCTCGATTCTGGCGAACCGGACCCAAAGCGAGACTTTGGCTAGTGGCTGGACTGGTTGGGGCTCTAGCAATCGTGTATTTTCAATCGCGAGTGCCAAAACCAACGTCGAATGATGTCAGCCAGTTTGTTCGCTCCGCTCATAACCTTGTGCAGGAGCAGGTAGTTACAGTTCAAGGCAAGGTCAAGAGTGTGCCTCGTCTTACCCGCTCCTCTAAAGCCCAGTTTTGGCTGGAAGCAACGCAATTGAGTGAGGTGGAAAGCCGCGATAAGACCGGTGCTATTAGTAAGGAAGTCACGGGTAAGTTGTATGTGACAGTACCCATCCTCCAAGCAACGGGTCTTTATCCAGACCAAACTATTTCCATCACAGGAGTTTTATATAAACCCAAACCCGCCTCGAATCCAGGTGCTTTTGATTTTGAGACTTATCTGACAAAAGAGGGAGCTTTTGCGGGTTTCAGCGGGCGGCAAGTTAGCTTATTCGAGGAAGGGCAAGGGCAGCCGTGGGGATGGTGGAAGCTACGGCAGCGTATCATCCGTGCCCAAGTTCGTCATTTAGGTAGTCCAGCCGGACCGATTGTGAGTTCTTTTGTGTTGGGAAATCGAGCGGTAGATATCCCCTACGATATCCGTGACTCCTTTATTCAGACAGGATTAGCTCATGCTTTAGCCGCTTCTGGAACCCAAACTTCTTTGATTCTGGGTTTGGTATTGGTGCTAACCAAGCGTCTTTCGGTGAGAGCTCAGTTAGGGTTTGGGACGACAGCTCTAATTATTTTTGTCTGTCTCACAGGATTACAGCCTTCGGTGATGCGAGCTGCGATTATGGGGTTTGGAGCGCTAGTTGCTCTAGTGACCCAACGGAAGGTTAAACCATTAGGCTCACTGTTGGTTGCTGCAACCTTACTGCTACTCTTCAATCCCCTGTGGGTTTGGGATTTAGGATTTCAGTTGAGCTTTTTGGCAACGCTGGGATTGTTAGTCACAGCACCTCCTCTGATCAAGCAACTGGATTGGATGCCACTGGCAATCGCCTCCTTAATAGCCATTACTATTGCTGCTTCTTTATGGACATTACCTCTACAACTGTATGTTTTTAACATGTTTGCGCCCTATAGCATAGCCGCAAATATTATTGCTGCCCCATTGATTGCTGTTATCAGTATCGGTAGCATCATTGATGCACTGGTTGCCTTAATCTCGCCAGTTGCTGGCAGCGCTCTAGCTTGGTTGGTCTACTATCCCACTCATTTCCTGATAGGACTGGTGGAATTTTTCAACGCCTTGCCGGGAAGTTCAGTGGCAGTTGGAAAAATCTCCTGGATGCAACTGTTGATACTATACGGTTTGATTGGGTTCAGCAGTATTAACCATAAGTGGCAACGTCGATGGTGGCTAGTGGGCTTGGTGGCTGTAATGTTAGTAGCACTGCCCGTTTGGCAGACCAAAATATCACAGTTCCAAGTTACGGTATTAGCTACAGACCAAGAGCAAGTTTTAGTGGTTCAAGATCAAGGACAAGTGACACTAATTAATAGTGGGGATGCCGATACCGTCAGTTTTACAGTACTACCATTTCTCCAAAAGCAAGGAATTAATCAAATTGATTGGGCAATTGCACTCGATAGTGAACCTCGTCTCAGGAGTGGCTGGTTACAAATATTGCCAAGTTTGCCAGTTAGGACCCTTTACGATAGCGCAGCTCCCCAGTCCCCACCTGCTGAAACCAAGACAATTGTCAGTACCATTCAAACTCAAAAAGGTAACTATCAGCGAGTATCCACTGGGCAACGGATGTTTGTGGGTTCTACACCTTTACAATTAATCAACGCTGATCCCCCGGTGCTACAGTTGCAAATTCGCTATCAAAGTTGGTTGCTCTTGGGAGAAATGAAGCAAGAAGTTCAACAAAAGTTAGTCTCAAGCCGTAATCTTCCACAGGTGCAAATCCTGTGGTGGTCTGGAGAAAGTTTAGCACCAGAGTTTTTAAAGGCTGTCCAACCAAAAGTTGCGATCGCTTCTTCCAAAACAGTGGACTTGGATACAGCTAAGCTTCTGCAAAATGCCAAGATACCCCTTTATTGGACAGGTCGCGATGGGGCGATTCAGTGGACGCCTCAAGAGGGTTTTCAAACAACCATTGAGGCAACCCATAAAGACGCACAACTTCTGTAA
- a CDS encoding GAF domain-containing protein — MTPSYSPILTLESQELLQEASAERVELIEQLLAIGTALSSTNNLDELLHLILSKSREITCSDAGSVYLINRNEESPTLLFKVAQNDSIPNNPFQEFAMPLTRKSLAGYVALTGESLNLPDAYNLPPDVPYQLDRSFDTTMPYRTCSALVLPMQDQDGEIIGVLQLINRKVKPDLVLTTENAIVVTQPYSQWEERIVRSLASQAAISIERNHLQKSIENLFEGFVKASVQIIEARDPTTSGHSERVAELTVRLSEEASSITSGPLRLIQFGDRQIQEIRYAALLHDFGKVGIPEAILGKRKKLYPDQLEIIRHRFALARRTLEMECAQNKFKYLLEHPSHKHGDDTTNTGCSHCQKLEQLDKQLTQTIEAIEYYWEFIRELNEPDVVIRRDFQAFSEETSAQLAALTQYTYRDIDGETKPLITEAEMTQLLVPRGNLTNQERLGIEAHVTHTYHFLRRIPWTKHLKDVPTIAYGHHEKLDGSGYPQGLKQEEIPLQTQMLTVADIYDALTASDRPYKRRLPLETALKILRQEAAKNKINGDLVELFEQRQVFTVLGHSLPVDAHSVA; from the coding sequence ATGACACCCTCTTACTCCCCGATTCTGACCCTTGAAAGCCAAGAACTTTTACAAGAAGCCTCTGCTGAAAGAGTAGAACTCATCGAACAGCTATTGGCCATTGGCACAGCCCTTTCCAGCACCAATAATTTAGATGAATTATTGCATCTTATTTTATCCAAGAGCCGAGAAATTACCTGTAGTGATGCCGGTAGTGTTTATCTGATCAACCGCAACGAAGAGTCCCCGACCTTACTCTTCAAGGTTGCCCAGAATGATTCTATACCGAATAATCCTTTTCAGGAATTTGCGATGCCCTTGACCCGCAAAAGTTTAGCGGGCTATGTGGCACTCACCGGTGAAAGCCTCAATTTGCCGGATGCTTATAATTTACCACCGGATGTCCCTTACCAGCTAGACCGTAGTTTTGATACTACCATGCCCTATCGCACTTGCTCGGCGTTAGTGTTGCCTATGCAAGACCAAGATGGGGAAATTATTGGTGTGCTACAGCTAATTAATCGGAAGGTGAAACCCGATCTCGTTCTCACCACTGAGAATGCGATCGTGGTAACCCAGCCTTACTCACAATGGGAAGAACGAATTGTGCGATCGCTCGCTTCTCAGGCGGCAATTTCCATTGAACGCAATCACCTACAAAAAAGCATTGAGAATCTGTTTGAGGGGTTTGTTAAAGCCTCTGTACAGATTATTGAAGCACGAGACCCGACGACCTCTGGTCACTCGGAACGGGTGGCTGAACTCACGGTGCGCCTCTCGGAAGAGGCCAGTTCGATTACCAGTGGGCCACTGCGGTTAATTCAGTTTGGCGATCGCCAAATTCAAGAAATTCGCTATGCTGCCCTACTGCACGACTTTGGCAAAGTTGGAATCCCCGAAGCTATTCTCGGCAAACGAAAAAAGCTCTATCCCGACCAGCTTGAAATCATTCGCCACCGCTTTGCTCTGGCACGCCGCACCTTAGAAATGGAATGCGCTCAAAATAAATTTAAGTACTTACTTGAGCATCCAAGCCATAAGCATGGGGATGACACTACCAATACAGGTTGTTCTCACTGCCAGAAACTCGAACAGTTAGATAAGCAGCTAACTCAAACGATTGAAGCAATCGAATACTATTGGGAGTTTATCCGAGAACTAAATGAACCTGATGTTGTCATCCGGAGAGATTTTCAGGCGTTTTCTGAAGAAACTTCGGCACAATTGGCTGCTCTCACTCAATATACTTATCGAGATATTGACGGGGAAACTAAACCTCTGATTACAGAAGCAGAGATGACTCAGTTGCTGGTGCCTAGAGGGAACCTAACCAACCAAGAGCGTTTAGGTATTGAGGCACATGTTACCCACACATACCACTTTCTCCGGCGGATTCCCTGGACAAAGCATCTCAAAGATGTGCCTACCATTGCTTACGGACATCATGAAAAGCTCGATGGTAGTGGTTACCCTCAGGGGTTAAAGCAAGAGGAAATTCCACTCCAAACACAGATGCTCACGGTTGCAGATATTTACGACGCTCTCACCGCTAGCGATCGCCCCTATAAACGCCGCCTACCTTTAGAGACCGCCCTCAAAATCTTGCGGCAAGAAGCTGCCAAAAACAAAATCAACGGGGACTTGGTCGAATTATTTGAGCAACGACAGGTTTTTACGGTTTTGGGTCATAGCCTACCCGTTGATGCTCACTCAGTAGCATAA
- a CDS encoding UDP-N-acetylmuramoyl-tripeptide--D-alanyl-D-alanine ligase: MPCHLSVTQLVDVIAAIPLNLSDEAACSHCTGITTDTRNLQPGHLFLALRGENFDGHDFARVAIEKGAIAVISEHSQEAQLNGVPQLQVENTLQAYQQIARWWRDQFNIPVIAVTGSVGKTTTKELIAAVLSTQGNVLKTQANYNNEIGVPKTLLELGPEHDYAVIEMAMRGSGQIAELAQIAHPTVGVITNVGTAHIGLLGSEEAIAKAKCELLAEMSDTGVAVLNHDNQRLMNTAATVWQGQTLTYGLEGGDFQGRLLDSETLELEGMQFPLPLAGRHNALNYLAALAVAQLLKVDWVPLTQGLEVELPSGRSRRYELPNDIVILDETYNAGLESMLAALHLLAQTPGKRHIAVLGTMKELGERSPEFHQQVGKTAQELNLDALLVLVDDLEAESIATGAAPLSAECFSSHNAVVQRLLELVQPGDRLLFKASRSVGLDRIVNQFRAEHSG, from the coding sequence ATGCCTTGTCACCTGTCTGTGACTCAACTCGTTGATGTGATTGCCGCCATACCCCTAAATCTTTCGGATGAAGCGGCTTGTTCACACTGTACTGGTATTACCACGGATACCCGTAATCTCCAACCCGGTCATCTGTTCTTGGCGCTGCGAGGAGAAAACTTCGATGGGCATGACTTCGCCCGTGTGGCGATCGAGAAAGGGGCGATCGCCGTCATTTCGGAGCACAGCCAAGAGGCTCAGCTTAACGGGGTTCCGCAATTACAGGTAGAAAACACGCTCCAAGCCTACCAACAGATTGCCAGATGGTGGCGCGACCAGTTCAATATCCCAGTGATTGCCGTAACCGGCTCGGTGGGCAAAACGACAACAAAAGAGCTGATCGCGGCTGTTTTGTCAACCCAAGGAAACGTCCTGAAAACTCAAGCTAATTACAACAATGAAATTGGCGTGCCGAAAACCTTGCTGGAATTGGGGCCAGAGCATGACTATGCCGTGATTGAAATGGCGATGCGCGGTTCTGGACAAATTGCGGAGTTGGCTCAAATCGCCCATCCGACAGTAGGTGTGATCACAAATGTGGGGACAGCCCATATCGGCCTTTTGGGTTCTGAGGAGGCGATCGCCAAAGCCAAGTGTGAACTCTTAGCGGAAATGTCGGATACAGGTGTTGCAGTTCTCAATCACGATAACCAACGCTTAATGAACACGGCTGCGACGGTTTGGCAGGGGCAAACCTTGACCTATGGGCTAGAAGGGGGTGATTTCCAGGGGCGCTTACTCGACTCAGAAACGCTAGAACTTGAGGGAATGCAGTTTCCTCTTCCCCTTGCGGGTCGCCACAACGCCTTGAACTATCTGGCGGCACTTGCTGTGGCGCAACTCCTGAAGGTGGATTGGGTACCCCTGACTCAGGGGCTAGAGGTGGAACTACCCTCTGGGCGATCACGGCGCTACGAGTTGCCCAATGATATTGTGATTCTAGATGAAACTTATAATGCTGGGCTGGAATCCATGCTAGCCGCGCTGCACCTACTGGCTCAAACTCCTGGTAAGCGGCATATTGCGGTGCTAGGGACAATGAAAGAATTGGGAGAGCGATCGCCTGAATTTCATCAGCAAGTTGGTAAGACGGCGCAGGAACTCAATCTTGATGCCTTACTGGTTTTAGTTGATGATTTGGAAGCCGAATCGATTGCTACTGGCGCGGCTCCTTTGTCAGCCGAGTGCTTTTCCAGCCACAATGCTGTAGTTCAGCGTTTGCTAGAACTGGTGCAACCGGGCGATCGCCTTTTGTTCAAAGCCTCACGTTCCGTTGGCTTGGATCGAATTGTCAATCAATTTCGGGCAGAACATTCTGGTTGA
- a CDS encoding roadblock/LC7 domain-containing protein, translating to MAIDTRKLGMIVQKFVATTPEVQGAAVVTPDGLPLAASLPGSMDEERVSAMSAAMLSLGERIGKELLAGVTDRIYVEGDEGFTILTSCGDEAVFLVLASKEAKQGVLLLEIKRTVADVKPALL from the coding sequence ATGGCAATCGATACTCGCAAACTTGGGATGATTGTACAAAAATTTGTCGCCACCACCCCGGAGGTTCAAGGTGCGGCAGTAGTCACCCCAGACGGTTTACCCCTAGCGGCTAGCTTACCCGGTAGCATGGATGAAGAACGAGTTTCCGCCATGTCTGCCGCCATGCTCTCCTTGGGTGAGCGCATTGGTAAGGAACTCTTAGCCGGTGTAACCGATCGCATCTATGTTGAGGGTGACGAAGGTTTTACGATTTTGACCAGTTGTGGTGACGAGGCGGTGTTTCTTGTCCTAGCTAGCAAGGAAGCAAAGCAAGGGGTGTTGCTCTTAGAAATTAAGCGCACTGTTGCTGATGTCAAGCCCGCTTTGTTGTAA
- a CDS encoding DUF2811 domain-containing protein produces MNATVSILAEIPEDLHESLKRYLENHPTWDQDRVFAAALSLFLLQNGNGKMPETSQTYRACARVYLESLFQYPA; encoded by the coding sequence ATGAACGCAACCGTCAGCATCCTGGCCGAAATTCCTGAAGATCTGCACGAATCCCTCAAGCGCTACTTAGAAAATCATCCTACGTGGGATCAAGATCGGGTCTTTGCCGCAGCCCTATCTCTGTTCTTGCTTCAAAACGGAAATGGTAAAATGCCAGAAACTTCCCAAACATATCGCGCCTGTGCTCGTGTCTATCTAGAATCTCTGTTTCAGTATCCGGCTTGA
- the pth gene encoding aminoacyl-tRNA hydrolase, with protein sequence MAESITTSKLVIPQLIVGLGNPEPKYDKTRHNIGFEAVDALAKTWQISWSENRRFQALIGEGRGVNGDKVRLLKPLTYMNRSGQAIRSATDWYKLPPESTLIIYDDMDLSVGRLRLRLSGSAGGHNGMKSAIAHLGTQNFPRLRIGIGKSGAEKDSVSHVLGKFSPQETQMMSEVLQLVVDAVELALKQGVEKAMSLYNNRTVELG encoded by the coding sequence ATGGCAGAGAGCATCACAACATCTAAGTTGGTTATTCCTCAGCTCATTGTGGGTTTAGGGAATCCTGAACCCAAATACGATAAAACAAGGCACAACATTGGCTTTGAGGCTGTTGATGCGTTGGCGAAAACCTGGCAGATTTCTTGGAGCGAAAATCGCCGATTTCAAGCCTTGATTGGAGAAGGGCGGGGTGTGAACGGAGATAAGGTGCGTTTGCTCAAGCCACTCACCTATATGAATCGCTCAGGCCAAGCGATTCGTAGCGCGACAGATTGGTACAAGCTGCCGCCTGAGTCAACGCTAATTATCTACGACGATATGGATTTATCCGTGGGGCGTCTGCGACTCCGTCTTTCGGGATCAGCTGGCGGACACAATGGTATGAAGTCGGCGATCGCACATTTGGGCACACAAAATTTTCCCCGCCTGCGGATTGGTATCGGCAAGTCTGGGGCTGAGAAAGACAGTGTGTCCCATGTCCTAGGAAAATTTTCACCGCAAGAAACTCAAATGATGTCCGAAGTTCTCCAACTTGTGGTTGATGCCGTAGAACTGGCACTCAAGCAAGGTGTCGAAAAGGCGATGAGTCTCTACAATAATCGCACCGTAGAGTTGGGTTGA